A stretch of DNA from Microbacterium sp. LWS13-1.2:
GGTGGCAACACAAGCACACGCGCCATCATGCGAACCCGAACAAGATCGGCTCCGATCCTGACATCGAACTGCCCGTCGTGTCGTTCACCCCCGATCAGGTGGAGCAGCGCGCAAAGCAGTACGGCCCCGCACTGGCGTGGGTCATGGCCCACCAGGGGATGTTCTTCTTCCCGATCCTCCTGCTCGAAGGGCTGTCGCTGCATGCCTCGAGCGTGCGCCGTGTCGTCGCGCGTGAGCCGCTGCGCCGACGCAGCGTCGAGATCGTCTTCCTCGCCCTGCGCATCGGCGGCTATCTCGCGCTGGTGTTCCTCGTGCTGTCGCCCGGCATCGCCGCCGTCTTCCTCGCGGTGCAGCTCGGCCTCTTCGGCGTCTACATGGGCATGGCCTTCGCCCCGAACCACAAGGGGATGCCGCTCGTGCCGGCCGAGGTGAAGGTCGACTTCCTGCGCCGGCAGGTGCTGATGAGCCGCAACGTCCGGGGCAGCCGATTCCTCGACGTCGCGATGGGCGGGCTGAACTACCAGATCGAGCACCACCTGTTCCCGTCGATGCCGCGCCCTCACCTGAGGAAGGCCTCCGGCGCCATCAGGGACTACTGCGTCGCCCATGACGTGCGGTACACCGAAACGGGGCTCTGGGAGTCGTACCGGATCGTCACGCGCTACATCAACCGGGTCGGGCTCGGCGAGCGCGACCCGTTCGAATGCCCCCTGCTGCAGCAACGGCAGGCGGTCTGACGCCGGGGGAAGGCGTGAGGTCGGGGGTCGTCCGCGACCTGTCCTGGGGGGCAGGTCGCGGACGGCGGGTCTTCCCGCGCGCCTGTGAGTCGCGAGACCGGGTCAGCGTCCGCCCGCATCCTTGAGGAGGAATCCGCGCGCACCCGACCGCAGCGCCTCGTAGACGTACTCGTCGAGGTCGAAGGTCGTGATGACGACGACGGGGATCGGGTCCGCGACGTCCGGTCCGGCAATGGCGTGGGTCGCCGCGAGCCCGTCCATCACCGGCATGCGGATGTCGAGCAGGCACACGTCGGGCCGGAGTGTCCCCGCCAGCGCGACCGCCGCGGCGCCGTCCGGGGCCTCGCCGACCACCTCGATGTCGGGCTGCGCGTCGAGGATCATGCGCAGGCCCGTCCGCACGAGATCCTGGTCGTCGGCGACCAGCACTCGCACGCTCATGCCGTCCACCCTGCCCGGGGAGCGTCGCCGCGACGATCCACCCGCCACCGGGTGCCGGCCCGGAGTCGCACGTCCCGCCGAGCAGCGCTGCGCGCTCGCGCATCCCGATGATCCCGTAGCCGGGAGACGGAGCGGATGCTGCGCCCGCACCGTCGTCACGGACCTCGAGTCGCACTCCATCGGCGTCGACCTCGACACCCACGTCGATGCGGGTCACATCCCGCGCGTGACGGCGGGCGTTCGTGACCGCCTCCTGCGCGATCCGGAACACCGAGGCCGCGACCGTCGGCGGCACGCTCTCGAGGTCGCCGCCGAGCCTCACGGTGACGGCCGGGGCCGCGGTCGTGCTGATTTTCAACGTCCTCCGCTTTTGCGACCGTCGACTACGCCGAGCTCGACTTCGGCTACGTTGCGGCGTGGCTCCTGGCGGGTCTGTGCATCGGCTTCGCGGAGGAGGTCCTGACCCGCGGCTACGTCGTCAATCTGATGCGCAAGGCCGGGCACTCCGAGATCGCGGTCGCCCTGGTGTCGGCGGCCCTGTTCTCCGCGCTGCACGCCAGCAACCTGCTCTTGGGGCAGTCGCCCTTCGCCACGCTGCTACAGCTGCTCTACACGTTCGCGTTCGGCATCTGCATGTACCTCGCACTCCGCGTGACGGGCAACCTGATCTGGCCGATCCTGCTGCACGCCAGCACCGACCCGAGCATCTTCCTGCAGGCCGCGCATCCGGCCGACGGTCCACTCGCGACGATCGCCGGGTTCGGCAACATCCCCGTCATCCTCGTCGGCCTGCTCGCGATCATCTTCATCCGCGGTCGCGTCGACGCGACACGTGGTGCGGCCGACGCACTCTCCGCCGATCCGGTGCGGTGACCCGAGCGTCCAGGTGTCGTCGCGGGTCAGAGCCCTTCGGCGACCCGGGCGGCGATGTCGGTGCGGTGCTGGCCGCCGTCGAGCCGGATCTCGCCGAGCGCGCGGTAGACGCGCTCGCGGGCCTCGGCGAAGGTCGTGCCGACGCCGACGACGTTGAGCACGCGGCCGCCGGTGGCGACGAGCCCGCTGTCGGTCTCGGCCGTGGCCGCGTGGGCGAGGTGCACTCCGGGCACCGCCTCCGCGTCGCGCAGGCCCGACAGGGCCCGCCCCGTCACCGGCGCGGTCGGGTATCCCTCGCTCGCGAGCACCACGGTGACGGCGACGTCGGTGGCGAACGCGGGGACGGGAAGGTCTTCCAGATGACCGGATGCCGCGGCCAGCAGCAGCTCCGACAGCGGATCCACGAGCCGGGGCAGCACGACCTGCGTCTCGGGGTCGCCGAAGCGGGCGTTGAACTCGATGACCTTCACCCCGTCGTCGGTCAGGATGAGGCCGGCGTAGAGCAGTCCGATGAACGGCGTGCCCTCGGCATCCAGCTGACGGATGACGGGCTCGGCGACGTCGCGCGTGACGAGTTCGACGAACTCGCGCTCACTGCCGAATCGGCCGTCGAGCCACGGCAACGGCGAGTACGCGCCCATGCCGCCGGTGTTGGGGCCTTCATCGCCGTCGAGCAGGCGCTTGTAGTCCTGGGCGGGGCTGAGCGGCAGCACGTGGTCGCCGTCGCTGAGAAAGAAGAGCGACACCTCGGGGCCGGACAGGAACTCCTCGATGAGGACCGGGCCGGACGGCAGGTACTCGTCGGCGTGGGCCAGGGCCGCAGCCCGGTCGGACGTGACGACGACGCCCTTGCCGGCGGCGAGCCCGTCGGCCTTGACGACGTGCGGGGCGCCGAGCTCGTCGAACGCGGCCTCGACCTCGGCGCGGCTGGCGGCGCGCTTCGCCCGGCCGGTGGGCACGCCGGCGGCATCCATGATGCGCTTGGCGAACGCCTTCGATCCCTCCAGCTGCGCGGCCGCCTTGCCCGGCCCGAAGACCGGGATGCCGTGCTCACGCACCGCATCGGCGACGCCCGCGACCAGCGGCGCCTCGGGGCCGATCACGACGAGGTCGATGTCGTTCTCGTTGGCGAAGACGGTGACGGCTGCGGGATCGTTCACGTCGAGCGCGACGAGCTGTGCGTCCTGTCCGATGCCGGCGTTGCCGGGAGCGGCGAAGATCTCGTGCTCGGTCTCCTCCGACCGCAGCGCCAGGATGATGGCGTGCTCCCGCGCGCCCGAGCCGAGAACCAGGATCTTCACGCGCTCCAGCCTACCGACGCGCCTCGTCGGGTTTCGGGCGGGCCGTGGGCGTGGGACGGTTCGTCATCGCGGTCATCGCGGTCATCGCGGTCATCGCGGTCATCGCGGTCGTCGCTGACGGCTCCGTGTACCCGGCGGCGTACGGTGGAGGCGTGGCCCGCAAGATCTCGACCGACGACGGCCGCACCGCCCTGAGCGCGGTCGCGGCGGCGGCCGCGGCATCCGTCCCGCCCGCCCGCACCGACAACGCGACCGCCGTGCGCTACTTGCTGCAGCTGCTCGCCGAGAAGGCGCCGGGCAACTCGGTCGAGGTGCGGGTGCCGCCGTTCGGCGCGGTGCAGGTCATCGAGGGGCCACGGCATACCCGCGGCACGCCGCCGAACGTCGTCGAGACCGACCCCGCGACCTGGATCGCGCTCGCCACGGGTGCCGAGCAATGGACGGATGCCGCGACCGCCGGCCGCATCAGCGCCTCGGGCACGCGCGCCGACATCTCCGACCTCCTGCCGCTGCGCCCCTGACGTTGCCGACCGGCGCCGCGCTCCCGACGGCCGGCCTTCGCGGCGCGCCGATCGCGCCGGCCGTCGCGCCCCGCCGCTCGCCGGCCGTCGCGCCCCGCCGCTCGCCGGCCGTCGCGGCGCCGCGATCGCCGAGACCCCAGTGGACGGACGAGACCCTGGGTGAACCCCACGGTCTCGTCCGTCCGCTGGGGTCTCGCGGAGAGGGAGCGCCGGGAAGGCGCCGGGGGAGCGTCGGGCGGGGCTCAGCGGCGGGGCGTCACCACCGGCGTGCCGGTGCGGGGGTGGGCGAAGACGTCGACGGGCTGCCCGTACACCTCCTCGATGGCTGCGGCGGTCAGCACGTCGGCAGGGGTTCCCGAGGCGACGACCCGCCCCCGAGACAGCAGCGTCACGCGATCGGCCACGCCGAGCGCGGCGTTGAGGTCGTGCAGCACCACGGCGACCGCCGCGCCCTCGTCCGCGCGACCGCGGGCGATCCGCAGCACGTCCTCCTGATGCTTGAGGTCGAGGGCCGCGGTCGGCTCGTCGAGCAGCAGCACGTCGCAGGCCTGCGCGAGCACCCGCGCGAGCGCGGCGCGTGCGCGCTCGCCGCCCGACAGCGACGTGATGCCGCGACCGGCGAGACCGACGAGATCGGTGGCCTCGAGCGCCCGGGCGACAGCGGCGTCATCGTCATCCTCGGCGGGCGTGCGCGCCCACGGCGCCCGTCCCATCCGCACCGCCTGCTCCACCGTGAAGGGGAACGACACCGCGTTCTGCTGCAGCAGCACCGCGCGCCGCCGCGCCAGCACGCGGGGAGGGATGCCGCCGAGCGGCGCACCATCGAGGCTCACGCCGCCGGCATCCGGCGTGATGTCGCCGGCGAGCACGCCGAACAGCGTCGACTTGCCCGCGCCGTTCGGCCCGACCAGAGCGTGGAGCTCGCCCGCGCGGACGTCGATCGCGGCGTCCGCCAGCACCGGTCCCGGCGCTCCCGCCGGGGTCACGGTCACTCCTCGGGCGGCGAGTCGCACGGCGCCGGGCACGATTGCCGCCCGCGAGTCCGATCCGCCCTCTCGACTCTCGGGCATCGGCTCGAGAGCGTGCCTTGTCGGTGCAGCGAGATCACCCGTCCCGGTCATCCCCAGCCTCCCGCCCGTCGACGAGTCCGCAGCAGCAGCCACAGGAAGAACGGGCCGCCCACCAGCGACGTGATCATGCCGATCGGCAGGTCGGCGAGAGGCACGGCGGTGCGGGCGATGAGATCGGCCACGGCGATGAGGAGCGCTCCGCCGAGCGCGCTCGAGATCACGAGCGGCAGGTGCGCCGGGCCGATCGCCATGCGCATCAGGTGCGGCACGACGAGCCCCACGAAGCCGATGATCCCGGCGAAAGCAACGGCCGCGCAGACCAGCAGCGCGACCATCACGATCACCGCGACGCGCAGCAGTTCGACCCGCACACCGAGATGGCGGGCGGTGCGCTCGCCGAGGGCGAAGAGGTCCAGGCGGCGCGCGACGGCGACGGCGGCCGCGACGCCGATCGCGACCAGCGGTGCGACGAGCGCGATGTTCTGCCACAGCGCGCCGTTGAGGCTGCCGAGCTGCCAGAACACGATCTGCTCGCGGGTCGCGGTCGTGCCGAGGAGTGTGAGGAACGCGAGGCCGGCGCCCGCGATCGCGTTGATCGCGATGCCGGTGAGCAGCAGCGTGACGACCTCGGTACGTCCGCCGGACCGACTGATCAGATAGACCGAGAACACCGCGACGAGCCCGCCGGCGAAGGCGAAGGCCGGGGTCGTCCACATGCCGAACACAGCGAGCCCGAAGGTGAGGCTCGCGGCCGCGCCGAACGCGGCGCCCGATGAGACGCCGACGACGGCCGCGTCGGCGAGCGGGTTGCCGAAGATGGCCTGCATCAGCACACCCGACACCGCGAGGGCGGCGCCGACGAGCAGCCCCAGCACGATGCGGGGGAGCCGGATGTCGAGGATCACGCCCGCCGCCATCGGTGCGTCGGGCGCCCAGGGCGTGTCGAGGCCGAGGGCTTGCAGCAGCACGCCCGCCACCTGGGCCGGTGTCAGCCAGTACTGGCCGAGGCCGAGCGACACGATCACGACGATCGCGATCGCCGCCGAGAGCCCCGCGACCACGACGGCGAACCTGCGGCCCCGATGCGTCGTGGGCACCCTGGTGACGACTTCGGCCGTTGCGATGTCGGCCGTCACGACGCGGGTTCTTCGGTCGGCGTCGCGGCGGGCGCCGAGGCCGGGGCGTAGACCGCTCGCGCCAGGGCGCGGATGACGTCGGCGGTGCGCGGCCCGAAGCTCAGGATCTCGGCATCCGCCATGTCGACCACTCGGCGGTTCGCTCCGGCAGGCGTCTGCTGCAGCGCAGGGATGCGCTCGAGCAGACCGTCGACCCCGCCGACCGAGGCGAGACCGTCGGTCATCATCACCAGCACGTCCGGCTGCGCCGCGACGAGCGCCTCGGCGGTCATCGGCTTCATGCCCTCCCAGCCGATCTCGCCTGCGACGTCGACGCCGCCGACCGCCTCGATGAGGGAGTCCGCCCCGGAGTCCCGGCCGAAGATGTAGTACACGTTCGCGCTGCCCCGCACGTAGAGGAACAGCATGCGCGCACGATCGGATGCCGCCACCGGCGCGACTGCGCCGACCTCCGCCACCGCGGCTTCGACGTCAGCGTCGAGCCGATCCGCGAGCGCGTCGCCCCGCTCGGGGACGCCCAGCGCACCAGCGATCTCCGAAACGAGGTCGGACACGGTGTCGGCGCGCCGCTCGCTCGAGACCACCACGACGGCGATGCCGGCATCGCGGAGCTGCTGGCGCACCTCCTTCGGACCGATGGACGTGTCGGTCAGCATCACGGTCGGAGCCAGCTCGAGGATGGCCTCCGCGTTGAGGGTGTGCCCCGACTTCGTCACCACCGGAAGGTCCTCGGTGCCGTCGAACGACGTCGACGAGTCGCGCCCGACTACGGCATCTCCGAGTCCGAGCCCGAACACCGTCGCCGCGATCGTGCCCGAGATGTCGACGGGCAGGATGCGGCTGACATCGGTGATCTCGACGTCTCGGCCCTCGGCATCCGTCACCGTCACCGGCAGTTGGGGCGCCCCGTCGGCGGCGACCGCCTCGATCGCGTGCGAGGCCAGGCACGCCGTCGAGGGACCGGTCGCGGCGCGCGGATCGTCGACGAGGGTGAGCGATGCCAAGGGCTCGGCGGCCGCAGGGCAGTCCGTATCGGTGGCGTCGGCCGCGGTGGCGATCGCGGCACAGCCCGACAGGATGACGGCGGCGACGAGCAGGCCGACGCCGCTCGCCAGGCGCGTCGAAGACCGTCGAGCGGGGGAGATGCGAAACATTAGGTGAGCCTTACCTTCGGCTTGACGTCGGCTGGGAGAGTGCCCTACGTTCGAGTCGATATTAGGTTAGCCAAACCTAAGTGACCAACCCGAATCGCACTGATGCGCCGGTGCGCCTCGACGTTGCCGGCGCCGGAGAACACGTGAACATGCAGCCGTTCCTCGAGCGCAGCCGGGCGCCCCTGGCCGCCCTCCTCACCTTCCTGCTCGTCGTGGCAGGAGCACTGACCGCCGTCCCGGCCTTCGCCGCCGGACCCGCCCTGTCGGCGCCGCAGCTTCCTCGAGCCGGAGGCACGATCACCGTCACGGGAACCGGCTACAGCACCACGAGCCCCGGCCTCTACCTGGGACTTCGCGCGACCGGCGCGAGCAGCGACACCTTCACGGTCTGGATCGACACGGCCAACACGGTGGGCGCGCTTCCCGGTCTCGGCGCCACGGCGCCGATGAACGGCGACGGCTCGTTCTCCGTCGACATCCCGGTGCCGGCGTACACGGAGGGCACGAGCTACACGCTGTTCTCGCGCAAGGCCCACGGCGTGCCCGACCCGAGTCAGAACCTGACCCAACCGCTCGAGTACATTCCTGCCCCTGCCGTCGCGACCACCACGACCCTGACGGTCGATCCGGCCGCTTCGAGCCTGGCCGGCGCGGACTTCACGCTCGGCGCGACGGTCGAGCCCGCAGCATCCGGAATCGTCGCCTACTTCAACGGCGACACGCAGCTGGGCTCCGCCGCCGTCGGCTCGACGATCACCGCGAGCATCGCGACCGCCGGCACCGCGCAGCTCAAGGCCGTGTTCACGCCGGCCGACGCGGCCGCGTTCACCGGCTCCACTTCTGCGGTCGTCTCGTACGAGATCACTGCGCCGCCGGTGGAGCCCGAGCCCGAGACGCCGACGCCGACCGTGACGGTGTCGAAGACGACCGGCCTGAACGCCGACGGCGAGACCGTCACGGTGTCGGGTTCGGGGTTTGTGCCGAACGCGCCGGCGACCGACGGCACCCGGCAGCCGCTCGCGGGGAAGTTCGGCGGCTCGTACATCGTCTTCGGCAAGTTCCTCGAGGAGTGGACGCCGTCTTCCGGTGCGCCGGCCTCGGCACGACCAGGCATCGACACGAAGTGGGGTGTGCACGCGGCTGATGTCGCGACCATCGGCGGCGCCGCGCGCGGGGGGATAGCGATCGCTGCCGACGGCACGTTCGAGACGACGCTGGCCGTCTCACGCAGTGAAGCATCCGAGCTGCTCGCCGGCAATTACGGCATCTACACCTACTCGGGCGCGGGGGCGAAGTACGCCGCGTTCGAGACCTACACGCCCATCACGTTCGCCGAGCCTGCTCCGGTGCCGTCGCTGGCGGTCTCGAAGACCACCGGTATCGACCCCGAGGGCGACACGATCACGATTACGGGCACGGACTACAGCACGGCGGGCAAGGCGATCTACGGGCCGTCGGCGGGGCAGCCCGCTGGTGTGTACGCGCAGATCGGCTGGCTGAAGGAGACGTGGCGCCCGTCCGCCGGTGCGGTGTCGGGCGACCGGTCGAACGCCTACTCGGTCTGGGCGCAGGGCGTGCAGACACAGGCGCCGTATCTGAAGTGGACCGACAACGGCGACGGCACGGCGGACTTCACGTGGACCGTAGACGTGGACGAGGCGACGCTGGAGGCGAAGCGACTCGAAGGTGCGTCCCTCGCCGTGTTCACCGTCGGTGCCGGCGGCGTCGTACAGGCGGTCAATGAGCTCGCCGTTCCCATCGCCTTCGCCGACCCGGCGTCTGTTCCCGCCGTCGACGTGACGGTGACGGATGCCTCGGCCACCGTCGGCGCGACCATCGAGGTCGCCGCCTCCCACCTCGGCGATATGACCGGCGCCTACGCCGCCATCATCGAGAAGGGCACCGAGTCGGCGGTGACGGCAGGCGCAGGCTTCGTGGCCGTGCAGTACGTGCGCCCGATCACCGACGGCTCGTTCACGGTCGACCTCGTCGCACCCGCCGCCAAGCTCGACCGCTCAAAGCAGTACGAGGTGCTCGTCTGGCGCCAGCACTCGAACCCGGCGGCCGACACGATCTACGCCCGCGCCGACGTGCCGTTCACGGCCGGCGACTGGGAGAAGCTGTTCCCGGGCACTCTGCCGCCGATCGACCCTGAGCCACCGGTCGATCCCGGAACGCCGGTGAGCCCGCCGCCTGCGGCCCAGGGCGCGGGCTCGCTCTCGTGGGCGATCTCGTCGAGCTTCGCGAGCTACATCACGGGTGACATCGCGCAAGGCAGCATCGCCGTCACGGGCGGCGCGACACGTGCCGGCGGCCTGTTCCAGTTCGGTCAGGCGACCGGCAGCACGTACGACGCGGCGACCGTCACGGGCGCCGTCTCGTACAACGGCTCGGTCCGCTTCACCGGCCACTCCGGAGTCCTCGACGTCACCATCGCGAACCCGCAGGTGCGCGTCTCGTCGGCGAACTCGGCGACGCTGTACGTGACGAGCGGCGGCTCGCAGGTCGCGTTCGCGACGCTCGACCTCTCGGCCGCCGTGCGCAGCACTGCGAACAGCACGGTCACCTACTCGCGTGTGCCCGCCGCCCTCACCGCGTCGGGGCGCAGCCAGGTGTTCCAGGGCTACACGACAGAGCTCGATCCGCTGACGTTCACCATCGGCGTCGCGGCGGCCGCGCCCGCGGGGTCCACCGGCACCGTCGCGACCGCTTCGGCCACGACGGCGCGTACGACGTCGCTTCCTGCGACGCCGCCCGCCGTCACGGGCATCGACCTCGATGACGACATGCTCGCCGCGCTCCAGAACGGCGAGCCGGTCACAGTGTCGGCCTCGGGCTTCGCCGCGAACGAGGACGGCATCCAGGTCGTCGTGTACTCGACGCCGACCCTCCTCGGCGAGGTCACGGCGGACGCCTCGGGCACCGCCACCTGGACCGGAACGCTGCCGACGACCCTGCCCGATGGCGAGCACACACTCACGTTCCAGGGATCCGTGGATCGCGGCATCCGCTTCACCCTCGCGCGTGCGGCGGTGGCCGCCGGCTGCGTCGTCGACGCGGCGAGCCTCGGCTGGGGCTTCAAAGAGAGCTTCCGCACCTACATCGAGGGCATCGCGGCGGGCGGCTGGGAGCTGGCCGACGTCGCCTACCAGTACCCCGGGTTCGTCTGGAATGCCGGCAGCGGAACGGTGGATGCCGAGGACCGCACCGGATTGGTGACCTACGGCGGCAGCATCCGCTTCACGGGACACGAAGGTGCGCTCGACACGACGCTGGCGAACGCACGGGTGGAGCTCGCGGGAGACACCGGCTACCTCGTGTTCGAGGTCAGCGGCACGACGCAGGCCGGCGAGCCGGTCACGGCGGCCGGCATCCGGTTCGCCGAGTTCGCCGTCCCCGACCTCGAGCTGACCGACGACGGGCTCGTGCTCGACGCGCTCCCCGCGACGCTCACCGAGGCAGGCGCGGCCGCTTTCGGCACGTACGCGGCCGGCGAGGAGCTCGACCCCGTGTCGGCCGTTCTCCCCGTGGCGGCGGACTGCGCCGTCGCACCGGTCGCCGTCGAGGACGAGACTCCGGTCGCCGAGGCCACCAAGGTCGAGGCGATCTCCGCCGACCAGACGACGGCGCCGGTGTGGCCGTGGGCGGTCGGGGGGATCGCCCTGGCGCTCGGCGTCGGCGCCGTGGTCTGGATCGTGGTCATCCGCCGCCGTGCGACGGCCGGCGGCAGTGGAGACCAGACGGCCGCTTGAGGTCGGCCGTCATGGGGACGGTGTCCGCGCGGCTTCCGCGGGCGCCGTCCCTTTCTCATCCCCCGGCGCGAACGGGCGCGGCGAGTGGGACAATGGACGCATGCCCGAGCACAGCGAGGACCACATCGAGACCGTGAGCGTACGTCGTGCGCCGAAGATCTCGGTGTTCCTCGTCCTCGGCGCGGCGCTCGGGGTGCTGGTCGCGATGATCCTTACCTTCGCCTTCAACGGCACCGCCGAGGCCAGCCCCAACACCGGCGTCGAGTACACGCAGGGTCAGGTGTTCGGGTTCCTCGTGCTGATCTGCGCGCCCATCGGACTTGCGCTCGGCGGCATCGTGGCGCTGATCTTCGACCGCCGTTCGCGCCGTCACACCCACGAGGTCGCCGTCGGTCACTCGTCGGTGCACGTCGACCCGGAGCCCGGCACCAACGGCCACGGCTCCGCGCACTGACCTCGCGCGCTACGCGAGCTCGGCGATGATCGGGTGGATGGCGGTGTCGAAGGCCGCGACATCGCCCCGCAGTCCGTCGGTGACCGCGACGGTGAGCGACCCGATCCACCACACGCCGCGCTGACTCAGCGGCAGCACCTGCACGTTCAGCTCGAACGAATGCGCGCGGCGCCCGACCTGCCGCTCGTGCTCCGCGATCGCGCCCGCGTACGCGCGGTACGCCGTGCCCGTGCTGTGCGAGGCCTCCTTGCGGTACCGCTGATGCGCCGCCCGCGCGAACGCCAGCGCCTCGGCGGCATGCGGGACGAAGGCGGCCCGCAGCTCGTCGCAGCCTTCGATCGGCAGCGCGAGCGCGGTGTCGAATCCGTCCACGAGATCGAGGGGGACGGTGGACGGGTGCGCCTGCGGCTCAACCGTCATCGCCCAGTACTGCCGCCACTGCCGTTCGAGCGTCGCCTGGGCCTCTTCCGACCGGTCGTTCGCCCGCGGCGGGATCCCGCGCAGGTGCGGCAGCTCCTCCGGAGAG
This window harbors:
- a CDS encoding acyl-CoA desaturase translates to MADQLTGGVRATVARTPRAGNDFTDLAKIIGTSGLMRRRYGYYWTKLIGAVVVLAAALVAFFLIGDTWWQLFTAAGFAILFTQIAMLGHDAAHRQIFVSGRWNDWTSMVLGNLLVGMSYGWWQHKHTRHHANPNKIGSDPDIELPVVSFTPDQVEQRAKQYGPALAWVMAHQGMFFFPILLLEGLSLHASSVRRVVAREPLRRRSVEIVFLALRIGGYLALVFLVLSPGIAAVFLAVQLGLFGVYMGMAFAPNHKGMPLVPAEVKVDFLRRQVLMSRNVRGSRFLDVAMGGLNYQIEHHLFPSMPRPHLRKASGAIRDYCVAHDVRYTETGLWESYRIVTRYINRVGLGERDPFECPLLQQRQAV
- a CDS encoding CPBP family intramembrane glutamic endopeptidase, yielding MTRGYVVNLMRKAGHSEIAVALVSAALFSALHASNLLLGQSPFATLLQLLYTFAFGICMYLALRVTGNLIWPILLHASTDPSIFLQAAHPADGPLATIAGFGNIPVILVGLLAIIFIRGRVDATRGAADALSADPVR
- the purD gene encoding phosphoribosylamine--glycine ligase — protein: MKILVLGSGAREHAIILALRSEETEHEIFAAPGNAGIGQDAQLVALDVNDPAAVTVFANENDIDLVVIGPEAPLVAGVADAVREHGIPVFGPGKAAAQLEGSKAFAKRIMDAAGVPTGRAKRAASRAEVEAAFDELGAPHVVKADGLAAGKGVVVTSDRAAALAHADEYLPSGPVLIEEFLSGPEVSLFFLSDGDHVLPLSPAQDYKRLLDGDEGPNTGGMGAYSPLPWLDGRFGSEREFVELVTRDVAEPVIRQLDAEGTPFIGLLYAGLILTDDGVKVIEFNARFGDPETQVVLPRLVDPLSELLLAAASGHLEDLPVPAFATDVAVTVVLASEGYPTAPVTGRALSGLRDAEAVPGVHLAHAATAETDSGLVATGGRVLNVVGVGTTFAEARERVYRALGEIRLDGGQHRTDIAARVAEGL
- a CDS encoding sterol carrier family protein, producing MARKISTDDGRTALSAVAAAAAASVPPARTDNATAVRYLLQLLAEKAPGNSVEVRVPPFGAVQVIEGPRHTRGTPPNVVETDPATWIALATGAEQWTDAATAGRISASGTRADISDLLPLRP
- a CDS encoding heme ABC transporter ATP-binding protein, translated to MPESREGGSDSRAAIVPGAVRLAARGVTVTPAGAPGPVLADAAIDVRAGELHALVGPNGAGKSTLFGVLAGDITPDAGGVSLDGAPLGGIPPRVLARRRAVLLQQNAVSFPFTVEQAVRMGRAPWARTPAEDDDDAAVARALEATDLVGLAGRGITSLSGGERARAALARVLAQACDVLLLDEPTAALDLKHQEDVLRIARGRADEGAAVAVVLHDLNAALGVADRVTLLSRGRVVASGTPADVLTAAAIEEVYGQPVDVFAHPRTGTPVVTPRR
- a CDS encoding iron ABC transporter permease, which codes for MPTTHRGRRFAVVVAGLSAAIAIVVIVSLGLGQYWLTPAQVAGVLLQALGLDTPWAPDAPMAAGVILDIRLPRIVLGLLVGAALAVSGVLMQAIFGNPLADAAVVGVSSGAAFGAAASLTFGLAVFGMWTTPAFAFAGGLVAVFSVYLISRSGGRTEVVTLLLTGIAINAIAGAGLAFLTLLGTTATREQIVFWQLGSLNGALWQNIALVAPLVAIGVAAAVAVARRLDLFALGERTARHLGVRVELLRVAVIVMVALLVCAAVAFAGIIGFVGLVVPHLMRMAIGPAHLPLVISSALGGALLIAVADLIARTAVPLADLPIGMITSLVGGPFFLWLLLRTRRRAGGWG
- a CDS encoding ABC transporter substrate-binding protein; translation: MFRISPARRSSTRLASGVGLLVAAVILSGCAAIATAADATDTDCPAAAEPLASLTLVDDPRAATGPSTACLASHAIEAVAADGAPQLPVTVTDAEGRDVEITDVSRILPVDISGTIAATVFGLGLGDAVVGRDSSTSFDGTEDLPVVTKSGHTLNAEAILELAPTVMLTDTSIGPKEVRQQLRDAGIAVVVVSSERRADTVSDLVSEIAGALGVPERGDALADRLDADVEAAVAEVGAVAPVAASDRARMLFLYVRGSANVYYIFGRDSGADSLIEAVGGVDVAGEIGWEGMKPMTAEALVAAQPDVLVMMTDGLASVGGVDGLLERIPALQQTPAGANRRVVDMADAEILSFGPRTADVIRALARAVYAPASAPAATPTEEPAS
- a CDS encoding HtaA domain-containing protein, producing MTNPNRTDAPVRLDVAGAGEHVNMQPFLERSRAPLAALLTFLLVVAGALTAVPAFAAGPALSAPQLPRAGGTITVTGTGYSTTSPGLYLGLRATGASSDTFTVWIDTANTVGALPGLGATAPMNGDGSFSVDIPVPAYTEGTSYTLFSRKAHGVPDPSQNLTQPLEYIPAPAVATTTTLTVDPAASSLAGADFTLGATVEPAASGIVAYFNGDTQLGSAAVGSTITASIATAGTAQLKAVFTPADAAAFTGSTSAVVSYEITAPPVEPEPETPTPTVTVSKTTGLNADGETVTVSGSGFVPNAPATDGTRQPLAGKFGGSYIVFGKFLEEWTPSSGAPASARPGIDTKWGVHAADVATIGGAARGGIAIAADGTFETTLAVSRSEASELLAGNYGIYTYSGAGAKYAAFETYTPITFAEPAPVPSLAVSKTTGIDPEGDTITITGTDYSTAGKAIYGPSAGQPAGVYAQIGWLKETWRPSAGAVSGDRSNAYSVWAQGVQTQAPYLKWTDNGDGTADFTWTVDVDEATLEAKRLEGASLAVFTVGAGGVVQAVNELAVPIAFADPASVPAVDVTVTDASATVGATIEVAASHLGDMTGAYAAIIEKGTESAVTAGAGFVAVQYVRPITDGSFTVDLVAPAAKLDRSKQYEVLVWRQHSNPAADTIYARADVPFTAGDWEKLFPGTLPPIDPEPPVDPGTPVSPPPAAQGAGSLSWAISSSFASYITGDIAQGSIAVTGGATRAGGLFQFGQATGSTYDAATVTGAVSYNGSVRFTGHSGVLDVTIANPQVRVSSANSATLYVTSGGSQVAFATLDLSAAVRSTANSTVTYSRVPAALTASGRSQVFQGYTTELDPLTFTIGVAAAAPAGSTGTVATASATTARTTSLPATPPAVTGIDLDDDMLAALQNGEPVTVSASGFAANEDGIQVVVYSTPTLLGEVTADASGTATWTGTLPTTLPDGEHTLTFQGSVDRGIRFTLARAAVAAGCVVDAASLGWGFKESFRTYIEGIAAGGWELADVAYQYPGFVWNAGSGTVDAEDRTGLVTYGGSIRFTGHEGALDTTLANARVELAGDTGYLVFEVSGTTQAGEPVTAAGIRFAEFAVPDLELTDDGLVLDALPATLTEAGAAAFGTYAAGEELDPVSAVLPVAADCAVAPVAVEDETPVAEATKVEAISADQTTAPVWPWAVGGIALALGVGAVVWIVVIRRRATAGGSGDQTAA
- a CDS encoding potassium transporter Trk → MPEHSEDHIETVSVRRAPKISVFLVLGAALGVLVAMILTFAFNGTAEASPNTGVEYTQGQVFGFLVLICAPIGLALGGIVALIFDRRSRRHTHEVAVGHSSVHVDPEPGTNGHGSAH